In the genome of Amia ocellicauda isolate fAmiCal2 chromosome 3, fAmiCal2.hap1, whole genome shotgun sequence, one region contains:
- the efcab12 gene encoding LOW QUALITY PROTEIN: EF-hand calcium-binding domain-containing protein 12 (The sequence of the model RefSeq protein was modified relative to this genomic sequence to represent the inferred CDS: substituted 2 bases at 2 genomic stop codons) has product MEAVEEADLQQQLKQFKQRDLFQTYFFKVASRTFGPPKSRDRVIVAPPQPSAPPDPPLNCDTEALELAGTQSRARTSPRKVLGWGNAEGLDPGVRREGEARSGLREWVAQRKHLREQLDRQGDVRRWIQGKPSVTELEMAVAERTARGWGEREQGRRTPLKPKVGRTPTLVLLSSGEGTWHRCWGQFGGGXGCXVKTGSVRLEFHGSVSAVSSSLRSNTGVGGLVLMCLIFQEVMSPCAGRGRQGRAAPPALVRPTPPAQRALQQYLCAHRLQLRELFLRLDRHRTGQLSRDDFRTFFQQEGVPVDESQLDDLVSALGGGDAGTVSYRQLVSGGRTSRLQEREALRSSELDSDQSSSEVGGSRVWVSPQTSLSVGSGSPWLLTPTPPQPSAHHSSSPFLEVPPPCLEEGRPLGPEEQEELGRLHRHRRRTARGPGSVGPAPCRVVRTGSAEVDGHALPSTLGGGSGEAVDRYRRRCLCELQDTLRMSHMHAPTLRSNALHRGLLYPGDSVLGPADRPLRLRQPGMSPAARPGCGGDSRGGQGEEEEGGFVTGVRRHRPQQGSRPVYPPRKSVQRGKKFVTLSTGRVRVGHKTDCWLTLEEYEHITRNLKPSPSRRSDPDAFWPGRALEGMRLYLPQTGREPEAVLFQPIRRRPAPSPGSWPVSTQGYCTSGDIERHKTYQLC; this is encoded by the exons ATGGAGGCGGTGGAAGAGGCCGATCTGCAGCAGCAGCTCAAGCAGTTCAAACAGAGGGATCTCTTCCAGACCTATTTCTTCAAAGTGGCGTCTAGGACCTTTGGACCCCCGAAGTCCAGAGACCGGGTCATCGTGGCGCCGCCCCAGCCCTCGGCCCCTCCAGACCCCCCACTGAACTGTGACACCGAGGCCCTGGAGCTGGCCGGAACACAGAGCCGGGCCAGAACCAGTCCGAGGAAGGTGCTCGGGTGGGGCAACGCAGAGGGGCTGGACCCCGGGGTCCGGCGGGAGGGGGAGGCCAGGAGTGGGCTGCGGGAGTGGGTCGCCCAGAGGAAGCACCTCCGGGAGCAGCTGGACCGGCAGGGCGACGTGCGGCGCTGGATCCAGGGCAAGCCCTCCGTCACCGAGCTGGAGATGGCTGTGGCAGAGAGAACTGCCCGGGGTTGGGGGGAGAGGGAGCAGGGCAGGAGGACCCCCCTGAAACCCAAGGTAGGAAGAACACCGACACTCGTCCTCCTGAGCAGCGGGGAGGGCACCTGGCATCGGTGCTGGGGTCAGTTCGGAGGGGGTTGAGGGTGTTGAGTGAAGACAGGGTCTGTGCGGCTGGAGTTTCATGGCAGCGTTTCAGCCGTGTCCAGTTCTCTCCGCTCTAACACAGGTGTGGGGGGGTTGGTTCTTATGTGTCTTATTTTCCAGGAGGTGATGTCACCATGTGCGGGGCGAGGCCGGCAGGGCAGGGCGGCTCCCCCGGCGCTCGTGCGGCCCACCCCCCCGGCGCAGCGGGCCCTGCAGCAGTACCTCTGCGCTCACAGGCTGCAGCTGCGAGAGCTGTTCCTCAGACTGGACCGGCACCGCACGGGCCAGCTCTCCCGGGATGACTTCAGAACCTTCTTCCAGCAG GAGGGGGTCCCTGTGGACGAGTCCCAGCTGGACGACCTGGTGTCGGCCCTTGGCGGGGGGGACGCCGGCACAGTGAGCTACAGGCAGCTGGTGAGCGGCGGCAGGACCAGCCGGCTGCAGGAGAGGGAGGCTCTGAGGAGCTCAG agttggacagtgaccAGTCCAGTAGCGAGGTGGGGGGGTCCCGGGTGTGGGTCAGTCCCCAGACCTCCCTCTCTGTGGGGAGCGGCTCCCCGTGGCTGctgacccccacccccccccagcCCAGCGCGCACCACAGCAGCTCCCCCTTCCTGGAGGTGCCCCCCCCCTGCCTGGAGGAGGGGCGGCCGCTGGGCCCGGAGGAGCAGGAGGAGCTGGGGCGGCTGCACCGGCACCGGAGACGCACTGCCAGGGGG CCTGGCAGTGTGGGACCGGCCCCGTGCCGTGTGGTGCGAACCGGCAGTGCAGAGGTGGACGGCCACGCCCTGCCCTCCACGCTGGGGGGGGGCAGCGGGGAGGCGGTGGACCGGTACCGCCGGCGCTGTCTGTGTGAGCTGCAGGACACCCTGAGGATGAGCCACATGCATGCCCCCACCTTGAGGAGCAACGCCCTGCACCGCG GTTTGCTGTACCCTGGGGACAGTGTGCTGGGCCCCGCTGACCGGCCCCTCAGGCTGAGACAGCCCGGGATGAGCCCCGCTGCCAGGCCCGGCTGCGGAGGGGACAGCCGGGGGGgacagggggaggaggaggaagggggcTTCGTCACAGGAGTGAGACGACACAGACCTCAGCAGGGCAG CAGGCCCGTGTATCCCCCCCGCAAGTCTGTCCAGAGGGGCAAGAAGTTCGTGACCCTGTCCACTGGTCGGGTAAGGGTCGGTCACAAGACAGACTGCTGGCTGACCCTGGAGGAGTATGAGCACATCACCCG GAATCTCAAGCCGTCCCCGAGCCGGCGTTCTGACCCAGATGCGTTCTGGCCAGGCCGGGCCCTGGAGGGAATGCGCCTATATCTGCCCCAGACGGGCCGAGAGCCAGAGGCGGTTCTGTTCCAGCCAATCCGACGCCGGCCTGCGCCCAGCCCTGGCAGCTGGCCAGTCAGCACACAGGGATACTGCACCTCGGGGGACATTGAGAGACACAAGACCTACCAGCTGTGTTAG
- the uroc1 gene encoding urocanate hydratase gives MSTLMELCGGLPLNPLPPNRGRDPSLPHAPIRTPDLSEQEEKLALRNALRYIPPHLHGALVEEFAQELRLYGHIYMYRFCPPIAMRAYPLAQYPCRTPHAAAIMLMIMNNLDPAVAQFPQELVTYGGNGQVFSNWAQFWLVLQYLSEMTEEQTLVMYSGHPLGLFPSPPTAPRLVITNGMVIPNYSSREEYEKMFALGVTLYGQMTAGSYCYIGPQGIVHGTLLTVLNAGRRYLGSGELGGRVLVTAGLGGMSGAQAKAAVIAGCVGVIAEVDEVPLRKRQEQGWLMEVTSDLDHCMSRIREARRNKEALSLGYHGNVVDLWERLLQEYERSGERLVDLGSDQTSCHNPYSGGYYPAQLSLQSAQELMHSDPARFRSLVQESLRRQVAAINKLAEAGMFFWDYGNAFLLEAQRAGADVEKHGAGKTEFRYPSYIQHIMGDIFSLGFGPFRWVCTSGDPRDLALTDDITAAVLEGISTTVSERVRQQYNDNIRWIRQAARHNMVVGSQARILYSDQRGRVAIAEAFNQAIRQGRIGAPVVISRDHHDVSGTDSPFRETSNISDGSAFCADMAVQNFVGDAFRGATWVALHNGGGVGWGEVINGGFGLVLDGSEEAGRRARTMLNWDVSNGVARRCWAGNGHALDTVRRSMAEEAGLRVTLPHSVQDDSLLDTALRG, from the exons ATGTCCACTTTGATGGAGCTGTGTGGGGGGTTACCCCTGAACCCCCTGCCCCCAAACAGAGGCCGGGACCCCTCCCTGCCCCATGCGCCCATCCGCACCCCCGACCTGTCGGAGCAGGAGGAGAAG TTGGCTTTGAGGAACGCTCTGCGCTACATCCCCCCCCACCTGCACGGTGCCCTGGTGGAGGAGTTCGCACAGGAGTTGCGGCTCTACGGACACATCTACATGTACCGCTTCTGCCCCCCCATCGCCATGAG GGCCTACCCCCTGGCGCAGTACCCGTGTCGCACTCCACATGCTGCCGCCATCATGCTCATGATCATGAACAACCTGGACCCAGCTGTTGCACAG tTTCCTCAGGAGCTCGTCACCTACGGGGGCAACGGACAGGTATTCAGCAACTGGGCCCAG ttCTGGCTGGTGCTGCAGTACCTCAGTGAGATGACAGAGGAGCAGACCCTGGTGATGTATAGCGGACACCCCCTGGGCCTGTTCCCCAGTCCGCCCACCGCCCCCCGCCTCGTCATCACCAACGGCATG GTCATCCCTAATTACTCGTCCAGAGAGGAGTATGAGAAGATGTTTGCTCTGGGCGTCACGCT TTATGGACAGATGACGGCAGGAAGCTACTGTTATATCGGCCCCCAGGGGATCGTGCATGGCACTCTG cTAACGGTGCTGAATGCGGGCCGCCGGTACCTGGGCtcgggggagctgggggggcGGGTGCTCGTGACGGCCGGGCTGGGGGGCATGAGTGGGGCACAGGCCAAGGCCGCAGTCATAGCCGGCTGTGTGGGGGTCATCGCCGAG GTGGATGAAGTTCCGCTGAGAAAGCGACAGGAGCAGGGCTGGCTGATGGAGGTGACCAGCGACCTGGACCACTGTATGTCCAGAATCAG GGAGGCCCGCAGGAACAAGGAGGCCCTCAGCCTGGGTTATCATGGGAACGTGGTGGATCTGTG ggagcGCCTGCTGCAGGAGTACGAGCGGTCGGGAGAGCGGCTCGTCGACCTGGGCTCAGACCAGACCTCCTGCCACAACCCGTACAGCGGGGGCTACTACCCGGCCCAGCTCAGCCTGCAGAGCGCCCAGGAGCTCATGCACAGTGACCCGGCCCGCTTCCGCAGCCTGGTGCAGGAGAG TCTGCGCAGACAGGTGGCTGCCATTAACAAGCTGGCGGAGGCCGGGATGTTCTTCTGGGACTACGGGAACGCCTTCCTGCTGGAGGCCCAGAGAGCCG GGGCCGATGTGGAGAAGCACGGAGCTGGGAAGACAGAGTTCAGATACCCCTCCTACATCCAGCACATCATGGG GGATATCTTTTCTCTGGGCTTTGGACCATTCCGCTGGGTGTGCACGTCCGGTGACCCCCGCGACCTGGCGCTGACTGATGACATCACTGCTGCCGTGCTGGAGGGCATCAGCACCACAG tgtCGGAGCGTGTGAGGCAGCAGTACAATGACAACATCCGCTGGATCCGCCAGGCAGCGAGACACAACATG GTTGTGGGCTCCCAGGCGCGGATCCTGTACTCTGACCAGAGGGGTCGGGTCGCCATCGCTGAGGCGTTCAACCAGGCCATCAGGCAGGGCAGGATCGGG GCCCCCGTGGTGATCAGTCGGGACCACCATGATGTCAGCGGCACAGACAGCCCCTTCAGAGAGACCTCCAACATCAGCGATGGCTCCGCCTTCTGCGCAG acATGGCAGTACAGAACTTCGTGGGCGATGCATTCCGAGGGGCGACTTGGGTGGCTCTGCACAATGGAGGGGGAGTGGGCTG gggGGAGGTGATCAACGGTGGCTTCGGGCTGGTTCTGGACGGGTCGGAGGAGGCGGGCCGGCGGGCACGGACGATGCTGAACTGGGACGTGTCCAATGGG GTGGCGCGGCGCTGCTGGGCTGGCAACGGTCACGCCCTCGACACGGTCCGGCGCAGCATGGCGGAGGAGGCGGGTCTGCGGGTCACACTGCCTCACAGCGTGCAGGACGACAGCCTGCTGGACACAGCGCTGCGGGGCTGA